The Apium graveolens cultivar Ventura chromosome 6, ASM990537v1, whole genome shotgun sequence genome contains a region encoding:
- the LOC141665177 gene encoding secreted RxLR effector protein 161-like: protein MADCNPTKFPMDPKELIHKDEEGVSVNPTDFKSVIGGLRYLVHTRPDIAYSVGIISRFMERPTVMHQNAAKKILRYIKGTLNLGLIYSKNNNNNMLTGYSDSDLAANVEERKSTGGMTFYLNESLITWVYQKQRCVALSSCEAEFMAATAAACQAIWLKNLLVQITGEHIGLVVLYIDNKSAIDLAKNPVFHDHSKHIDIRYHFIRECVEKGEIIVKSVSTDKQKVDVLTKALTTVKFEKMRQLLGVRNVNKQV, encoded by the coding sequence ATGGCAGACTGTAATCCCACCAAGTTTCCGATGGATCCAAAGGAGTTAATTCACAAAGATGAAGAAGGGGTGTCAGTGAATCCCACTGATTTTAAAAGTGTTATTGGAGGGCTTCGTTATTTAGTACATACGAGACCAGACATCGCTTATTCTGTGGGAATAATAAGCAGATTCATGGAGAGGCCTACTGTAATGCATCAAAATGCAGCGAAAAAAATCCTCCGTTACATAAAAGGTACACTGAATCTTGGTCTAATTTACTCAaagaacaacaacaataatatgTTGACAGGGTATTCAGATAGTGATTTGGCGGCCAATGTTGAAGAAAGGAAAAGTACCGGAGGTATGACATTCTATTTGAATGAAAGTCTTATTACGTGGGTTTATCAGAAGCAGAGGTGTGTTGCTCTTTCTTCCTGTGAGGCTGAGTTTATGGCTGCAACAGCGGCAGCATGTCAAGCCATTTGGTTAAAGAATTTGCTGGTTCAGATAACGGGGGAGCATATTGGTTTAGTAGTCCTCTATATTGATAACAAGTCAGCGATAGATTTGGCCAAAAATCCTGTTTTCCATGATCACAGCAAACATATTGATATTCGCTATCATTTCATTCGTGAGTGCGTTGAAAAAGGTGAAATCATTGTGAAAAGTGTTAGTACTGATAAGCAGAAAGTTGATGTTCTTACTAAGGCGCTCACAACAGTCAAGTTTGAGAAGATGAGGCAGCTGTTAGGAGTCCGGAATGTGAATAAACAAGTCTAG